From the Colletotrichum lupini chromosome 1, complete sequence genome, the window CATCTTTGCGACTGAACTTCACATCCAGTCTTTACCAATTCCTGAATAGCTTTCCGAGCCTCCCGCGACCCTGAACCATGGCGTCATCCGGTCTCGGGAGAGGTTCCATCCTCCTCGCCTTCTGCTTGCTTCTGGTGCTTCTGCCAGGTCGCGCCGCTGCCTTTGGCGCCGGCAATATCCCCTCTATTGCCCAGGTAGGTTTTGACACCTTGGACACATCGTCCAATGTTCCACCGTTTCGTAAACTAATGCATTGCGATCTACGTCTAGGTCGAGGGTCACAATTGGCGTCATGGAGGTGCGCACCTTTGTTTTCGCTCTGCTTACCCCTACAGCTGACTGACATGTTTGCGCACAGATATCGAGGACATGCTCAAGACCATTGCTTTCTTGCATGGCAAGAAATGGACCTCCATGTTGGTATCCCGAGTCTACTTTGGCAACTGGCTTCGAGACTATTCCCAAGCCGTCGACGTGGGCAGCTTGAAGGGAGTCAACGCTCCCACCATCAGAATCCTGGTAAGCCCTTGTCGCGACGAAGGTATCGGCGTGTATCCTTTGTACTGACTCTCTCCGACAGGTATGGGTACTCTCCTTCATGGCCTTTGGCTATGCGACGGAGGAATTCGAGGTCACCGAGGAGCGCCTTGGCGTCTACCGCCCAGAGGAACACATCGACAACCCCCTGGGCTACGCTGACGGCATGGACGCGCGCAAGTTCGACCCTCGCCTGCGCGGTCCCGTTGACCCGGTCGAGACACAGATAGATCCCCGCACTGGCATGAAGAACTACATTGCCAATGAGTCTGGCGGTTGGGCGACCAGTGCTGGCTACTTGCGCTTCAGTTTCGCCCGCAGCATCCATTTCGGCCGGGTTTATACCAGCGGCTCGCGGGGTTCAGGAAAAGAAGCTGATCTCTGCGAGGCACTGCGCTGTCTTGGACAGGCTCTCCATTGTATGGAGGACTTCAGCGCGCACAGCAACTACTGCGAGCTTGCGCTTCGAGAGCTGGGCTACCACGACGTCTACCCTCACTGCGGTACTCAAACTGAAATCAACCTGAATGGCCGCCGTGTCTACCCTATCGTAACGGGTACCTTCGGTGCTGTGGACTTCTTGCACTCTGTTCTCGGAGAAGCTACGGACCACTTCACGCAATCTGAGGTAGACGAAATGAATGTCGCCCTGAAGAATGCCGAGGGTATGTCTGCGAACATCACTGGTGGCGGCACTGGATCTCGTGGCTTCTTGGGGATTGGGTCCTCGAAGCCGAACGACTTCATCTCCCTCGTCGGCCAGCTTCCTGGTATTGGTGGAGATTTGGCAAGCCAGGCTCGTGATTTGCAGGCCCAGTCCAGTGCACAGGAGCAGCAAAACACTCGGTCTGGAGGCGACCTCAGCCGTGGTGACTTAAGCCGCGAGAGTTCCAATCAGGTACCTGGTATGAGCACCAATTTCGACCCTGTCGAGACCGCGCGCAAGATCTATCCGATTCTTCAGTTCCGCGACAAGATTGTCAAGTCCATCAGCAACCTCATCTCCAAGATCCCGGGTCTGGAGAAACTTTTGGATCACATCAGTGAGACGCTGACCGCCTTTATCCTTGGGTTGCTGGCGCCGTTTGTGAGACCCATCATTACACAGGTCTCCAAGGTTCTGAAGGATGGTTCATCTACTGTCATCGACGCAAGCTCGAACTCTCAGCTGGAGCCCTGGAAGAATCCCAACTGCTCTGATCCTACTCACTCCATGCTCTCAAAGGACCATTTCACCAACATCCTGAACTCATGCGCCGGCAGGGTTGCTGCGACTATTCTGCAATATGTCGTCCCGTAAGTAGACACTGTCTATGGTCAGGTAATTTGAACGTAGCTAACGTGAAGATAGGCGAATTCTGTATGCCTGGGAAAATCCGGGTGTTCCTGTTGATGAGGTTGTTAATGACGTCCTCCGGGCTTTCCACCACCCAGCAGCTCGCGATGAGAGAGTCCAAATCCAGAGGGATATGTTCGAGACGGTGCGAAAGTGGGCAAATGAGAGCACCCTCAAGCACGAATTGTCCCACCTGCTCTCGTCCGAGTCTGTCAAGGCTGGCAAGAACCATATCTTGACCGGTGGCGATGGCACGAAGAGCGTTGGAGGTCATACACACTCCCATGGAGCCTTCGACAGCTTTGGAGAGCTGGGACACGGCAAGGTGCAAGGTTCCCTTTGGAACCAGATTCGCACTAGAGATCTCAGCTCCATGGAAGGTGATGACAGGAAGCCCTTGTCAAGCTCTCCCCTCCCTTCATCTCAGCAAGACTATGGATACCACCAGAGCGGCGGTGACACCAGTCACCACTACTCAGCCTCTCAGTCTCAGGGACAGGCTTCTGGCTACTACGGTGGCGGTCATTCCGAACCCCAAGGCTACggtcagcagcagcagcagcaccagcCGCCTCCGGGCCAGTGGGGTCCCCCTCAACCTCCGCAGGGCTATGGCGGACCGGGCTACGGTGGTCCTCCAGCTGGATACGGCGGACCTGGGTACGGGGGACCCGGCTACGGTGGACCGCCGCAACCTCAATACCCTCCTCACCATGGAGGTCCACCCCCACCGCATCACCAGCAGGGTGGCGGCGGCTGGAGCCAGTACCCGGGCCAACACCGCTACTAGATCATTTTGTGCGGTGCGGAAATGGGAAGGTGTGAACAATTTAAGGATCGGGTTGCGGATTACGGACTGGAGTCTTGGGGAACACGGAAATGGATGGGAGTGAAAGGGGCGGGGCACGCAATCCACGTATGGCTGATGAGAATGATTCCCTGGAGCTGTGCTAAACGGCACACAAAGTATGAATTGCAATATTTTTTTCCTGTGCTTGATGTTCGTATTTTTTGACTTGTACGTTATGATTTATCTCATCCCTCTTGAATAACCAACCCTTCCTGCCAATGCCCACATGTGGCAGACTAGCCGATGAAAGCCCATTCCTAGATGCCCAACTCCTGAAGATGTGATAACGATGGTGAATAATGCTTCATGATTTTGAAGAAGACATGCATGGTGAATATCTCGCAGTGGTTGAAAGTATTACTGCTTGCCGCGCCGGGGATCCAGCGCCTCTGCCCTCCTCTTGTCACGGATCTCCTTGGTGCCGAGACTACCGACCCCGCCCTCCGACCTTCGCTCCCAGCCGCCGAGTCTAACTACCAGACAGGTGGCGTTGTCGCCGTCGTGGGAGACCTCGGTGGCATAGTTGACGACATCCTTGGCACCCTCTTCGGGCGTCCTGGCCTCCTTGATCACGTCGACAATCTCCTGATCGCTGAGTGTGCCTGAGATGCCGTCGCTCATGAGCACTAGGAAGGAATACTGCGCTGGACCAATCTCGACGCGGGTTATTTCTGGCTCGGCCGACACGCCGATGCGTTTGCTTCGCATGTCGCCGAATGCGCGGCTATTGGCCAACCCTGCAATCCGGTCCTCCCCGAAGCTGTCTGCCGAGACCATTGAACCGGCCGGCGCATAGCGGCGGAGACGACGGCTTTCCGTGGGAGTGGTTGGGTGATGATCTGACGTCAGGGGCTGTGCGAGGCCGGTAGTCGTTGTGCAAAGAAGTATACGGGTGTCACCCACGTGAGCGACAATCAGGGTAGACTGCGCGTTAGGATGCCAGAATGGTGCTGGAGTAGGCGTCGAAATGAGAGCGACGGATGCCGTCGATCCGCCCTTGAAGCGAGCCGGGCCACCGATGCCGTGGCCTGATGGTGGTTTGTGTGGAACCCCAAGGATCTCGTCGTTATTGACGGGGCGATCGTTTGCTTGAGGGTCGTCGGGATCCGGTTTGCGTGCCTGGGCAGAGATGAAATCCAAGTCTGCTCTGAGGAAGGCGTACATGAGGACGGACTCGACCGTCACCCCAGGCTCGTCGGCGTCGTTCATCTTCTCTTCTGATAAATGGAAGTACTCGGGGTTGAAGCGCCGAAAGTATCCTCCGACAGTCTGACGATACTCTTCCACAAGATCCTGTGCCAACTTGATAGCCTTCGGGATATCTTCTACTTTGGCTGAGACTGGTTTGGCCCCTTTCATGGGCTCCTCTCTTTCCGGATTCGTCAAGACGCCATGCTTGTCTTCCTCGGGAACACGTATGTCGTCCTTGACATCTTCTTCTGTCTTCATAAAAAGCTCCTCATTCGGGTCTTCCTCCTTGCGACCCGTCTCTGGTGCCGGGCTCTTTGCCAGGCTACTCTGAAGGCCGAACTCGGCAGAGGATTGCTCAATGTAGCCATGCAGCTCATCACGTAAGAACTCGGCGCACTGAGATCCGCCGTGTCCGTCGAATATACCAAAGTAGAAGACCTGAGGATCACCAAGTGCGCTGTCGGCCGATGTCGCCTCGTTTGGTTTCTGGATCGGTCGCCTCTGAAGACTGATAGGGGCCCTTTTGGCAAAAGCCGGCATGTTGATTGTGCCGGCTTGGTTGGTGTCCTCATTGTACCCCCGTTGACCCCTCGAAGAGAAAACGCCAAAGTGATGCTTAGCTCTCTTGAGCGGGATCCGGACCACTGTAAGATCTCGGCTTGGCATACTGAGTGCTGCGGCTACTGGAGATGACCCCGGCGTTACTTTGTGGGGGGTCGAAGCATCGCGGGGCAGCTTGTGACCGGGGCCGGATGACGTTCGGGAGTCGGGGTGCAGAGAAGATGATGGGAGATGGGTGACGAAGTAGTTATGGAAGAGTCGCCGGCTTGTCGAGATCGATAGTCTGTCAGTCTTCAGTATGCTTCCTTGTTCGTAACCGAGTGACGTGCGGGTCCGAATCGAAAGCCGTCGAGGGGTTGGCTCTTGGGTAGTGTAGCATCGTCGGGGCGGGTGCCTGGGGAGTGCGGAAGAGGTGGGCTTGTCGGTGGAAGTTCCAATGCCGGTATCCAGGGAGGAATTCACACATCGCACAGCTGGTGGCGAGAGGATCCGCGCCGTCTCATGATACGGCGGTATTCGTCGCGTTGCGAGACAGCGTGTTAAAGCTGGCATTGTTCCGAAAGGGCGGGAGTCTGTTGGCGAGGAAGAGAGTGTCACCGGCACTGCAGCAGCTCAAGTAGGACGACCTTCAAGCTTGCGAAAGCCATGAGCTAGCTCGTCAAGCTTGAACGGCGGCCTAGGGAACGTGGAGCGGGATTCTGGGTGGGCGAGCTTTGGTCGATGGCGCGAACGAGGGGAAGGCTTGTCAGCTGTTGCGTCGGCGACGGCGAGGCATTGGCGTTGGCAATGGCAATGGACTACCACCGAGCTGGGTATCGTGCGTGGCCCCGGGAAAGTGTCGAAAGGGCGGGAGGGACAGATGGGTCGCAGAGTTTGCTTGACAGCTTTTGTGTTTGTTTCTACGATTGACTGCTTGGTCTTGACACTGTGAGATTGGAGGATTGGGTTTGGCCAAGGCACACTGTCGGCCTCGGTTGGATCATGGATGGACCCAGCGACGTAATAAGACGGACCTGGAAAGGAAGGACGGGACGGGGACATGCTGAACCTGGAGGTACCTTCTCCGTGCTCTGCCAGCTGCTTGCCTTAGCTGCAGCTAATCCCGCAGGCTACCCTTGGATTCGGTTAGGAAGAACGGGCCTACCGTACCGTATCCCAGGACCTAGGTAAGGGAGGTGCTGTGTATccgtaggtaggtaggtacctgcCGAAGCTGTTCTAGGTGGTGTAAGCAGTGCCTGGATAAGTCACacataccttacctaccaACCGACAGCTGCCACGGGCGTTCGGCTGGGATAATCTTATCTAATCAGCACCCGGGATACACCGTGTAAATGCTCAGATTCGTGGTTAAAGAAACACAGTAGACCCACTGCGGTGGCATCGGGCAGGCAGAAGGGGCCTTTGTCTCTTGGAGAGGCGAAGGACATGAGTGTCACTGACACGGCCTTATTAATGACATTTTTTGCATACTCCTACGCATCCAATCTCAAGACGGCTGCCTGACTGACATAACATTTTTCTGGAGCCGTGCGATGGCCAAGTATAGCATCGACATACATGTCAGTCCCTGAGTCGCGGCAGAGATTCCCCTCCCAAGTTGTGCTGTCTTACGATGGGAGACTCGGCAGCAGTTCAGGATGACACATCGGATATGTCCTCGGGCGCCTCTCCCCCCGTTGTGCTCATATCCGACGATGGGGACATTATTCTAAACGTTACATTCGAGACGTCCAGAGAAACGATTGCTGTGGCTCGCAGGACTTGGCAAGCCGCCAGTAAGAAGATTGGCGCACCACGGATGCCCCAACCCAACCTGAGCCCCAACATCCAAGTCGCCTACCGAGTCAAGCTTTCCGTATTGAGAAAGCACTCTCGGTACTTTGAGAATCTTCTTGGCAACAAACAGTTTGCCGAGGCGAGTAACGTCGAGGAAACCCTCGCTCGCCTGACCGCGGACAAGCTCAAGCTGGCGGAAGTAGATGCCGGAGACTTACCCTGGATCACAATCGTCGATGACGATGAGGCAACCCGATCCATCGGCCGCGAAAAGGTCTTTGAGGACTTGATGAGGATCATGCATGGGAAGCAGATACAATCCAACTCTGTCAACATGCTTCATGTGACTACTCTAGCCATTCTGGCCGATCGATTTGACTGCCGATCCTTGGTCTCAAGATACCTTAGTATCGAGCTCAAGTTCAAGTGGCCCTTGACAAATGCCAAACCGGTGCGGGCGGGCACTCAGAAGAAAAGCCTAGACACGGAGAATGTGCTCAGGCAGAAGATCCTGGTCGCTTGGCTGCTGGAGCAGCCGCCCAGACTGCATAACTACACACGAGAATTGATTCTCCGTGGCTCTGTCCGATGGAGCGAATTGTCACTCGATGAAAATCCACGTACTGAGCTTTGGTGGAGTCTGCCGGATGGCTTGGAGAGTGAGCTGTTTGGCCCTGGTTTCAATAACTGACATTTGCTGACTTGGGATCAGGGGAATTACAGTTCCGGCGGGAGTGTGTTTTGAATACCATTGCTTCAGTCCATCGCCATTTCCTTGCCCTCTACTCGTCTCGTGAGAGACAATGTAAGCTTGGTTACGACTCGAGCTCCGCTTGTGACTCGTTCCAGCTGGGCCAGATGCTCAAGTTCTTTACGGCCAAGGAGCTGATTGGTATTGTTGACTTTGGACCCAGCTCCTACGACAATATTCCAGATTCCTCGGTCATTGATATCGAAGACATACTGGCAATCCTGAAGCAAGTGCCAAGCTATCAGATTGACAAGCACCACACCAATTGCGGTATTCGAGCACGCCTCGACTCGATTGTGGAGTACATCAGATCGATGATGTCGTCCAACGTCTTGTCTATTGCCCAGGCCGAGTGGAAGAACAACCAGGCAACGGCAACATGGGTCCCGGCAGAAGACGGGTCGAAAGTGGAcagagaagagaagaagtTTGAGTTCACTAGGAGCTTGGCAGGCGATCAACGACTCCGGTACGAGGGCAACATGTATGCTGATAAGATGGCGCGCAGACTATTCACCGCCGATAGATGGGATTGGACGCCAGAATATTGATCGAACAGAGGCACAAAACTGACAACACCCGGGAAGGGTGCAGGACCAGTTGATATTGAATAGAGACGTTTTCCCTCTTCGCTTCAGTATTGTAATCGATCCTGGCAACGCCAAGTTTGATTCTCATTAGTTGTGTTCTTGAGGTGTCATGGATGGATGACAATCACATGTAGTCTTTAATTCTAGACGAACACACAGAGAGGCTTTCGTAAATGCTTTGGCTAGATTTACAACCCAATGTTTAGCCCAATTTATCCTATAAAGTTGGCCACCCTTGTGACCTCATTATCATACAGACAGCTTTCATATTACGTTGTCCACAAGCATAGGTACCCTTTTTCAGACGTGATCGTCCATAGATTCGAGGGTTCAATAACGACACTCAGATGCCTACCAATCACGACGAAGCGGTCACTGTCTTCGTGGTCGCTGCCCCCTTATCCTTCTCAGATGTGCTCGCCTGCTCGCTTCCGCTACGGTCATCGGAAAGACGCCTGTCGGCTTCCCGTGGGACCTTTGCCTTCATGAAAGGCCAGTGCCCCTTGGTCTCGTGGAATCTCATGAGGAGGAAGCAGCCGATGACGAAGATCCAGTAGACATTGTATGAGATCACGGAGCCGTACGTTGCCGAGTTTGTCCATCCGAGGACGGCATTAAAGATACCCCATCCGCCGCCACCGTTGAGATCTGGGCTGCAGCACTTTCGAGAGGTCAGTACTGGGACGTCAGTCAAGAAACGAAAATAGACTTACGTTTACGTGCCACACGCTCTTGTCAATGTCATACGAACCCGGTCCATTCCCAAGCTCTGCAGCGTCACCGCCGACAACCTTGTTCCATTCTTGCTGCTCAAAGTCACCTACTGCCCTGGAAAAGAGACCAGCGGCAACGAGGTACAAGAGACACGTGGAGATGACAAGGAACACTTGCAGCTTGGCCGTGGATCCTCCCCTTCGCCAAAGTCAGCATGCAGTTCGACCTCGTCAAGAGTCATACAACTTACTTGTAAAGGAGGTAGCCGACAAAGGCGCCTACAATCAACCCGACGATGGCGGGCAGCGGCACAGCAGACGCGGGCGCAGAGAAGGAGACGCCAGCGACGAAAACAATTGCCTCGATGCCTTCACGAAGCACGGTGATGAAGGGCAGGATGAACATGGCGTACTTTTCGGCGAAGCGCTTGAACCAGCCCCGGCTCGCACCAGTCTTGACGGGAGACTCCATTGCCTTTGCCAACTTGACGCGCCACTTCTCCTGCATTTTACCAATGCGAAGTAGAGCAGCACCCATGATGGTGATAATGACGGCGgcgagtagagaaaaggcaCCTTCGTAGTAGAGCTCGTGGGCCTCCCAACTGTTTCGGCCGACCTTGTAGAAGACGGCGATGACGACAGCTGCGGCGACCAAGCATATCAAGAAACCGATACCTGTACCGAGCCATACCTATTGGGAGAACGCATCAGCAACGGTTCTCGGTTCACGAGTGTCTCGATTGTCGTTACCTGTCTGCGCAAGGCCTTGTACACGGCTACATCTCTGTTGGGTCCATCAAGAGTCTGCTTGAGGAAAGCCAGCAAAACCGACACGATGATGACGGTTTCGAGAGACTCTCGAAAGACGACCAGGAATACTGGTACGGAAAACACGTCGACGGTCATTTTTGGCACCTGTGAGAAGGGCGTATGTCGTTTGTCTTGGTCACTGATTCCGAGCAACGAAGAAGGAAGAAAGAGGAAAACAGACTTTTGTCTGACAAGCGTGGAGAGGGGAGACGGGCAACACAGGCACAGATTAATCTGATAAAATCAAATCAGATAATCGCTGGGACTAGCCGACGAGGGTGCCGGTACTGGTTGGTCTTGTGGCAACGGATACGAAGAGCCGAAAGGCGGAACGCTAGCCCAAATTTGCCCAAGGCCAGTAAGAGAGGACAGGCATATCTTGATAATCAGCCGACCTTTTCTTCTATGGTAGCAATCAATCATTGACTTATGGAAAGGGCGGAACATCTGCTCTGGACCGACTGTAGTCCGAAGGGAAGGTTGAGGCGAGGGCGACAAGGCGAGGAGGGGAGGTGGGACGAAGGTGGTGCAAGCTCCAAAACCCGGTTCCAGGCGTAGGGCCAATTAGACCAGCGCCGAGGTCTCATTGTTGCATGCAGACCGGACCATTCTCCTTTACGACAAGCTTTGCTAGTTGGTTTTAGTACATTTTGGAAGGGGAGCTTCCTGTTTCTCGTTTCGTGTTACGGTGTTGGGGATAAAGCATGCATGGGAGAGAGAGCTGCATCCCTGGGACTGGCTCGCGTTGCTTAGCGCGGATTGATGGGGAAGGGGGCCTCAAACGGGCAAGGATACTTGAGGCACTTATGCGCTCGCGATATCGCTCGATCCTTGAGAGTTTGACGGGCGGGAAAGGCTGGTGGGTGAGTTGCTGTGATCTGATGGTCGAGATGTAAGAAGGAAAGGCCCGTGATTCTGACGATCGACATGAGATGACACAGATTGACTTGCCTCTAGCCTAGCATTATTTCTATCTTTGACAAGAAGGACAACGGAATGGACTGTCGCTGAGACGCCCAATTGTCGATCTTCAGCCATATGTCGGCAACGTACAACGCCGTTGACTGGTGCTACGCCAGACAAACAATGTGGCGGATGCTGGAGGTGTCTTGATGTGGGATGCCGGCGGCAAGCCAGAGATGGGCTCAAAGATGTG encodes:
- a CDS encoding protein phosphatase 2C — protein: MPALTRCLATRRIPPYHETARILSPPAVRCVNSSLDTGIGTSTDKPTSSALPRHPPRRCYTTQEPTPRRLSIRTRTSLGYEQGSILKTDRLSISTSRRLFHNYFVTHLPSSSLHPDSRTSSGPGHKLPRDASTPHKVTPGSSPVAAALSMPSRDLTVVRIPLKRAKHHFGVFSSRGQRGYNEDTNQAGTINMPAFAKRAPISLQRRPIQKPNEATSADSALGDPQVFYFGIFDGHGGSQCAEFLRDELHGYIEQSSAEFGLQSSLAKSPAPETGRKEEDPNEELFMKTEEDVKDDIRVPEEDKHGVLTNPEREEPMKGAKPVSAKVEDIPKAIKLAQDLVEEYRQTVGGYFRRFNPEYFHLSEEKMNDADEPGVTVESVLMYAFLRADLDFISAQARKPDPDDPQANDRPVNNDEILGVPHKPPSGHGIGGPARFKGGSTASVALISTPTPAPFWHPNAQSTLIVAHVGDTRILLCTTTTGLAQPLTSDHHPTTPTESRRLRRYAPAGSMVSADSFGEDRIAGLANSRAFGDMRSKRIGVSAEPEITRVEIGPAQYSFLVLMSDGISGTLSDQEIVDVIKEARTPEEGAKDVVNYATEVSHDGDNATCLVVRLGGWERRSEGGVGSLGTKEIRDKRRAEALDPRRGKQ
- a CDS encoding iron permease FTR1 family protein, which produces MTVDVFSVPVFLVVFRESLETVIIVSVLLAFLKQTLDGPNRDVAVYKALRRQVWLGTGIGFLICLVAAAVVIAVFYKVGRNSWEAHELYYEGAFSLLAAVIITIMGAALLRIGKMQEKWRVKLAKAMESPVKTGASRGWFKRFAEKYAMFILPFITVLREGIEAIVFVAGVSFSAPASAVPLPAIVGLIVGAFVGYLLYKGGSTAKLQVFLVISTCLLYLVAAGLFSRAVGDFEQQEWNKVVGGDAAELGNGPGSYDIDKSVWHVNCCSPDLNGGGGWGIFNAVLGWTNSATYGSVISYNVYWIFVIGCFLLMRFHETKGHWPFMKAKVPREADRRLSDDRSGSEQASTSEKDKGAATTKTVTASS
- a CDS encoding heterokaryon incompatibility protein Het-C, with translation MASSGLGRGSILLAFCLLLVLLPGRAAAFGAGNIPSIAQVEGHNWRHGDIEDMLKTIAFLHGKKWTSMLVSRVYFGNWLRDYSQAVDVGSLKGVNAPTIRILVWVLSFMAFGYATEEFEVTEERLGVYRPEEHIDNPLGYADGMDARKFDPRLRGPVDPVETQIDPRTGMKNYIANESGGWATSAGYLRFSFARSIHFGRVYTSGSRGSGKEADLCEALRCLGQALHCMEDFSAHSNYCELALRELGYHDVYPHCGTQTEINLNGRRVYPIVTGTFGAVDFLHSVLGEATDHFTQSEVDEMNVALKNAEGMSANITGGGTGSRGFLGIGSSKPNDFISLVGQLPGIGGDLASQARDLQAQSSAQEQQNTRSGGDLSRGDLSRESSNQVPGMSTNFDPVETARKIYPILQFRDKIVKSISNLISKIPGLEKLLDHISETLTAFILGLLAPFVRPIITQVSKVLKDGSSTVIDASSNSQLEPWKNPNCSDPTHSMLSKDHFTNILNSCAGRVAATILQYVVPRILYAWENPGVPVDEVVNDVLRAFHHPAARDERVQIQRDMFETVRKWANESTLKHELSHLLSSESVKAGKNHILTGGDGTKSVGGHTHSHGAFDSFGELGHGKVQGSLWNQIRTRDLSSMEGDDRKPLSSSPLPSSQQDYGYHQSGGDTSHHYSASQSQGQASGYYGGGHSEPQGYGQQQQQHQPPPGQWGPPQPPQGYGGPGYGGPPAGYGGPGYGGPGYGGPPQPQYPPHHGGPPPPHHQQGGGGWSQYPGQHRY